Genomic DNA from Xiphophorus couchianus chromosome 12, X_couchianus-1.0, whole genome shotgun sequence:
ATTTCTCTGAACTGAGGGACAATTGGATACTACAACACAATATGATTGTGTTCTAAATATGAGCTACATGATAGCAGGTTTAATGGAGAAACAGAGGACAGTAAGAGGTTGGAATCAGTACTTTAACCTTTTGTAGAGTTACAAGCATGTATCTTGTCCTGTGTGCAAGTGTTTGTTTACCCTGTATCCAAGGTCCTCTTGTAAGTCGCTCGAGGTTGCACTAATATTGGACTGCCAGACAGTCTCCTTCACGCTGCAGCCGtacatgaatacatttttctttctggaaTGACCATGATAATCACAGAAGACCTGTGGATTTATGGACAAAGAGAGGATGAACAGAGGTTCATGATGCATGATGTAACTTCTTCCATAAAATAGTAGAAGTAATAACactcatgcaaataaaaaatgaagagagattgtactataaaaataaactttaattgctgaaaataaaataataattagccTCCTTTTAAACGATCATATTTTGTAAACAAGTCTATacaaaagatataaaaataaaaaatatctcaaagTTTCAGACAAGTATAGCACAAAGACCAGCAGAGTGAGTTGTTTGGGATGAATTCATAGATGACTTGTCACTAAGTTTTCTATACACTGTACATTTACGCTACACTGCTCAGTTACACTGTACTTTGTCACTGGACTCAAGAACTGGCAGCATAATTAGGCAGTTAAAGGAAAAAGGACAATGCAAAGTGCAAAATGCCCCAAAGTAATTTAAGTGTAGTTAATTAGAAGTCATACCAGAGGTGCTCTTTGTATGTATGCAAGATACTGCAGCAGGCCCTTTGTATGGTAGATGGTGGGGTGGAGCTCAGGATCGGGGTTCTGCCACTGGCGATTCAAATCCTCTCCACTCAGTGAGCAACGATGACTGCAGCAGAAACGAGATTTTGCAAAGGAAAAGAAGGATACTGAGTGAAGCTGTGGCTATAGAAGAAAGTCACAGCTACCGATTCCTTCCAGTCAAAGTTTAATATGTGCCCTAAACTAGCTATGACCACCGTGCAGGTGCAGTTACATCAGATGAGTGAatactttaaagtttaaaatgttacttttattcCATCTCTGTGAACTCACTTTCCGTTAACAACTCCGTCAGGGTTGAGCATGGGGACTATCTTGAAATTGTAGGCCTCTCTCAGGTTCACTGCCAGTGCACTGGTTCCCATGAGGAACTCTAGCGTCCCCTTCATCACCCAACTAGCATTGGTCTCCCCAGGATGGACTCTGGCAGACAGGAAGATAAATGGCCGATTCCctggagtggaagaaaaaaataaaggtaaagaataaacaattaatctgaaaatttgaatGCGCTAATAttacaaaatgcaaattaatcCAACTAtctattttgacctaaaagcctctTTCCTGCAAAGGGTTACCTAGTTCATACTTTACAGTAACCCATTATGGCCTTGGCACGACAAACAACAGCAAAAGGTGAAAGTTCGCTagagtgtgattaatctgattacattttttaatcaattgatAGCACTAGATTAAACAAATGTAGAGGACAATGGAATAAAGACCATACCAATAAACCTCTGATGTTACGGTCACTTCaaacgaggaaaaaaaaaatctctagtTTTTACCATCTTGCAATCATTTACATAGAATATTCTATGATCAAGAGTTCTATAACTAAATAAACAAGCGTGTGGTATTTAACTAGTGGATGTTTGCAGTCATCACCtttataaacatgtttgtttgccTGCTAAGATTGGCCAACATACACATGGTGCCATAAATAAGATGTCatgtggcatttttttttatgacaatttaTTGCTCTGAGGTCTACAACAGATCTAGATAAATAACAGCTAACATAAGAAAAGTAagatttgcaaaataaaaaaacaaaagaggtaCAGAATGAACACGTATATAAGGCAATGGCATGAGGaggaataaaatgcaaataaaatttttctcacaattaaataaaaatgttaaattaataaactgaatttatattGTGCTTTCACAGTCTTGTTTTAAGGAGACCATATTCAATCAAATTTTTACCCTCCAGCAGCCAAAAGACAATCTGTGTTGCACTTAAATTAGGTGAAGTAAAACTGGACTTATGACAGCAACAGATGGCATTATATGTTACATATTACATTATAGACTGTTCAATTGGACATCGGTTTTGTTTCACTGATTATTTATAGCAGCAATCACCATGGTTGTTCCGTCTTGTAAAAAAGATACCAAAGTTTTTTGAATTTGGTGTATAAACAGTAAAGGACTCAGAACTCAACAATGTCAATCATTGAACTTAGATttcagtttactttttaaagtataGTATAACTAAACCTTGCTTATTGTTCAGTAAATAACGAGACATGGGCAATATACCAGAACTCATTCACTTACTGAACTGGCAGATATGATCACTGGATTTGGACTCTGGCATGGCAGTGATGGTGAGAAGTGGACAGGTGTTTCCGCTAAGGGTTTCACACAGAACATCCTGCCTCAAGTAGATCTGAGGAGTCCTCATATCCTCCAGTTTGGACAGGTGCATCTGTAAGAGGTAAAAAATTTAAGTCCTTAGTTCTCTCTTTctaaaaaatgtatgaatttaCTCTATAACTCTGATTTAATCTGGCTTTCTGAAATGGGTTCTTGCACCATTGTATCAAATTTGACTGACTCAGCTATGAAACTCTACTAAGCTGCTGAATATAGTTTAGAACATTGAATGCTGTACAAACTTATAATGGAAAGGACAAAATAGTTTGAAACTTCATCCAGAATTTACTCTGTTGAAGTACCAAATATTTAACAACATGGGCATAAAGTGATACTAGCTGTTAGAACACATCAAAAAAGTTCCAAAACAATATACTTATATTCATATTTCTCATGCAAAGTGTATGTTGAcaagcaaaacatttagttGTGAGACTACAAGTGGGACTGACGTAGTACCTTGAGTGTGGAGTATGTGTAAGGGTAATGATAGGCAAAGTAGCAGACATCCTCTTTATGGATGAAGTTTACACTGAAGGTCAGCGTATAATAcgattttcctttttgtcccCCAGTTGCAACAGAACTTCTTGCAAAGTGATTCCTgtgaatataaacattttagttgAACAGTACAAAGGAAATCAATCTAAGAAAAACTTGAAgcaggttagggttagggttaattAGTACTCTAGTActaattgcagttttcttgtgtttttaacgataaaaatgagaaaaataaagttttacgtTGACTACTGTAGTAGTGTTCAAGTAGAAGCAGAGTTGAGATAGCTCTGGGTAGGTAAAAAGGAAGTTTATTCTGTAAAGTTATGTTGCATATTcctgcaataaaacaaatcattccTGTCCACTAAAAGCATCACTTTCAGATTTGGAAGATTAAGTGAGGTCAGTATAGAACAGAGTACTTTAACATCTAGACAGTAAAAAATCTCCAACATCATACATGACTGTTCTTTCTAAAACACTAGTGAAGATGGAGTGAAGCAGTAATACACTTTCTAAAAGAGgccttttaaaaaatggctgagCACTAAGTCTGTTATTACGAGctcataatttttattaatgcagcaagtataaaatataatatagtCAAGTGTGTGCTCCACGGCTCAATGAAGTGTGCTACATTAAAGTATAAACTGCTGTGGTGTTATGGAACTCTAGTACTAATTGCAAAGTTTCTTTAATGgcttctttaaaacaaattctctGCATGTCCATTACAAATTGTTGATTTCACCTACTTATAATAACAAATGTCTGTTCCTGTCCTGACCCAGTGAGGCTTGCCGCTGATGGCCTCCTGGACAGAGTACATCAATGGTTGCATGCCTGTACACAGAGAAATGTTTAAACAGAGTTATGCAGAAAGTTACACTAcaccatttgtttgttttccttcagatgATGCTTCATGTCTCACCATAGTTAAACTGGCTGTTTGACTTCTCACAGTTGATGATGTTGAAGCGGTACGCAGTCCCGACTCGCATGCCACTCACTTCAAAGTAAAACCACTGATGGTAGTGATTACTGTTGATATCCGCATTCAGAACAAGGTCGTACTCATatctggagaaaataaaaaagcagagaCAATAAATATGAACCTAAATATCAACTACGAGAAAAAATACCACATAATTCATTATATCACGtgtatttatacaaaatatgtaaaagaaaatgtacaaggGGACATACAGTCAAGCCCAAAATTATGCATCCTACGTCAAGGTTTagattcaaatttatttttcatttaaccaagaAGCTTCTGATACCTTCCtcaatcaaaaaacaaactttactgttttaattaaaaccacTCTTAAAACAACTTATCTTTGGTAATGAGCCCTGTCCCATTTGAAGGGCACAGAAATATTTAGTTCTCTCCACAAGTTTGCCATTAGATTTCAGTCTGGATTCTAGCcactccaaaacattaaaatcacttCCAGTTGAAAAAACATGCTTCTAACTCTGAAAGATTACTATACACATACACCTGGcagggatgtgaatacttttgggcATGCCTGTACCTTGTGTAAGTTTGTAAGAGTACACTgctaatatttttcattaatagaCAACTCACTTCCTAACTTGAATGGCTTTCCTGAGGTTTCCTGACTCAAACTGAGAGTTGAACTTCAGTGATTCACTGTTTTCTTCAATCATAggactgaaacaaaaatgatgaaCAATTTCTTAATGCATAGAAAATggtcacaaaatgaaaaattgctCTCTCTGATAACAATTCCATATAAACACTTAGACACTGGACAGAAATCTATTGAACTCTTTCACCTAAGAAAAAACCTTTAGCAGCCGTGTAATAACTCACCTGGCATGATCAATGTCGTAAACTACTTTATCTATGATATCATTAGGATGAATCAGCCGCTCAATGTCTTGAAATATTTTGGACCTAcagacaaagaaagaaccacTTGCGTTATTACAagataaagatattttaaatttaatactCAAgctcaagaaataaaaaatattttggtaatcATGTAATGGATTGACTTTTCtagtaaacatttcttttagcCACTATTGCAGTTGTCTCACCTTTGTACACCATAAATTCTATCCAGAAGAGGCTCCTTTAACATTGGAGCTACATGTCCAAAGTAATCTGGGTAAGCCACTTCAGCGTACTGTGGGACTGACTGTGTCCCCTTCACCATCTCCACATAAAGGTCAGGGTCATGCAGTGGCAGGAGTTGAGCAGTGTCTGGCACCTCCAGCAGCGGAGCATCACCTCCTTCGTCTTCAGTACCTTCTGACCCACAATCTGAACCCACGTTGCTGCCTCCTCCACCAGTGCGACGTACTGGGAAACCCCCAAGGAGCAAAGGTGGTTGGATGTGTCTCAAGTTGTTAACTGGAGAGCCTTCGTGTTTGACCTTCTCAGAACCAGCTTCTGCATTCTGATTCTCTTTGTCCTCAAGAGAGACACCCTCCAGTGGATGGGATAGTTCCTGCTCTATCATGTGACCTTGAGAGAGAGACCTTGAGAAGGAGGGTGGAGCGGTGCGTCTATCTGGGGTTGGAATGTTGATACCCTCTTTGTTCTTACTGAGGTGGATTGTGTCCAGGTCCAGAGGAGTTTGAGAACTAGTGAGGGAGGGAGACGACAGAGTCTGATGTTCTTTGACAGAGGTGCAAACGTTCTGAGAATCTGGTATTTGCTTTGGAGACGGGGTTTGAGCTGTGGGCACTTCAGCTGGCCGACTGAACCGAGCAGACGATGATGAGAAGAGATATGTTGACGAAGATGTTGTAGAGGCGCTCTTTGAAAAGTCAAAGCTATAACCCTGTAACAgatgaaaaaagcttttttttttcagactgttGCACAGGTACAGTTGGTTGAATTTGCACTAACTTcagtgctgcacaaataaaattttggtGTCAACTATTTTTAGGCTTTCTATTATCATCTGAATGTAGAGTTTATGAGCCATGTAGCTGTGACAGCTTGGGTGTGAATCTTTTAaaattacagttaaaaacagacaaCTGTAACATTTCAGCCAACTAGTCCAACACAAACTAAATGAAATTTATATTGTGAGCAAAAAATAGACCATGGATCCTAAAAATAGACTATGCCCACCTGAAAGTCTTCAGAAAGCTCCGAGAAAAACTTCTGATAGACCTTCAGCTCCTCAAATGGGCGTCCAATGTTCCTATCGGGATGTAGCTTGTTGAGATCTGTTTCTATGTCATCATTCTGATTGAGAGGAGACAGCAAATTATAccagaaacacaatacaaatggaaacaaacatagttgaagaagaaagttgaatgtttatttattaaatttaactgAAGTGACTGCCTTCTGCTGGAAACTAAAGGAATTGCAAATACAGGGAGTGGCATGTAACTTAAGTTTAGACATCAAAAAGCTATTTTAGTTAAAttagcatgaaaaacaaaatgaaaaaatgagacACTTaaccattaaaataataatagaaataatatatCAGGTTGTCATATCAAACTTTGTATATGAATTTAAAACGGGGTATTACCAGATTGCATTGATCCTTATCTTCTTCGTTGTCAGTGTCTGTCTCTCCCTCAGCCTCCTCGTTATCATCGCTTTCATCCAGATCATCCACTGTGCAAAAACATATagacacacatttatttttgttctttgtccAAGCAAGTGTTTAACcagtttaatgtaaaaatagttacttgcaaaaagacaaaaattttgccatttttttttataatacaaACTCCATCTTCAATACATTTTGACGGTTTTAGACCATGATaaagtaaagcaaaaatgtgacGTGGAAgggaaatggaaacattttcacaaataaaaatctgagaagtgtggcatacatttgtatttaatatGACTGTTGTGCCAtcctctttccattttcagatgaattgACTCCTATGCGAGATGTTGAAAATTTGAGATATCTTTGGTTTTAATGATGCAGGCTGTTTACTAATAggaagtattatgtaaaattgactttgaggtttacatcatgttataatgttatttcctcattcAAAACAatacctggaatgttgctttgattctttcatgcatgtctgagaaatcctttaatctcccccGGCAACCAGTCAGGGTACCTAAACGCTTGCTCTCACCAAGCACTGCTTTTTCCACTCAGCTCCTActcagagctgcagtctccagctgAGCGAATCCCATTCAGCTCCTCAAGACTAGTGGTAGCAGCAATAAGCAAACAACTGAAGGAGCTGcgagtctgctgagctcataagaactacttctcagtgcaacactccTATGTTTTTAAAGGCTTACTGGACAAAAGTTGTTGAAGAAAGGCCAGAGTTGTAAAGAGCtggagctttttaaagagacagtgctCCTAAACTATGTTAAGTATAGTTAAAATTTTTacatgattgtgctataaagtggTACCTTTAATATTCTCTAAAAAGTGAaggacaaatacaaataaatgctacaatcaatttttttatttctaaaaaaaaaacaaaatcatgaaaaacCGGCATCATTTTCCTTAAACATCACTGAGCAATTTTATAAAATCACAGTAGTATGTACATACCCTGTTTTAAAAGCCTGCTACtatgatggggtttttttacagACAAGAGACATCTTGTGCCACAGATTCAAAAGCTACTTGAATCGGTGGCACAACTGCTGCGTAGgttaagtgtttttgttgcactAAATACTAAGTTTGGTATTTTGCAAATTGTTTAAAGCCCTAAGAATATTGATAATCTGAGCACCCTAAACTGCAAATCCATATAATGTGAATACGTTGTGTAACCTCACCCCCAGAAAGCTGACTGTACAGCTGGTCCACAGCCCCACCAGGAGGGACCTGAGGCAGCTGAAAGTGGAAGGCTGAGTTGATAGTGGGCACAGGTAGGCGATTCTTAGGAAAACACTTTCTCATGATGAGGCTTGAAGTGTTGATCAGAGGATCCAGTGTCCGCACGGGTAGACactcctgaaaaacaaatacagaaagcaCAGCAGAGTCCCAGACCGTACATCTGtactgtttgcttttgtttcttctcatTTAGATTTTCTTACTTACAGTGGAGGAGTGGTACAGGATTCTCATGCCGTCGGCCTCCAAAAATGCCCTACGGCCCACTTTGAGGTTGGTAATGTTTCTGAGGCATACCAGCAATCCTTTACGAATCAACATACAACGGTGTCGAGTGTCGTTGCGATGCCAATCCAGATACAAAGCAAGCAAGACGGGCACATGGCCACTGTCCACTGCACGACGGGCATTAGTTTCTGCACACAGGAGTAAAAGAAGTAGCTGATAAAGTATTGCCACATATAACTTCCATACTGTGGGATGGACTTACTAAAGGtgtaatgaattaaaataaacccgTCAAACGCAGACATAATATACAGGACAGCAGTAGGATCCAAAGCAAATAAGGTTATTCAAAGTAATGATGAGGAAAAAGGAAACGATAAGCTACACTAGA
This window encodes:
- the agtpbp1 gene encoding cytosolic carboxypeptidase 1 isoform X1 translates to MNKPKMATEKGVPSNSRVVMLLGQLEKMDGEVMLRDVETARLVTAKILHLIQTQEKSGKEVMSKGSSGMEVILSSLENSRDVQTTLNIMYILSELLTVGRGRRVGVFVSKGGTGVLFQILISASKELPPSEELMLQLHSLLAKVGPKDRKFGVKARLSGALNVTVDVMKQNLQNAKVLLPCLQVLRVYSNNSVNAISLGKTGMVEVMFKIVGPYSKKNTSLFKVALDALGALLKSKTNARRAVDSGHVPVLLALYLDWHRNDTRHRCMLIRKGLLVCLRNITNLKVGRRAFLEADGMRILYHSSTECLPVRTLDPLINTSSLIMRKCFPKNRLPVPTINSAFHFQLPQVPPGGAVDQLYSQLSGVDDLDESDDNEEAEGETDTDNEEDKDQCNLNDDIETDLNKLHPDRNIGRPFEELKVYQKFFSELSEDFQGYSFDFSKSASTTSSSTYLFSSSSARFSRPAEVPTAQTPSPKQIPDSQNVCTSVKEHQTLSSPSLTSSQTPLDLDTIHLSKNKEGINIPTPDRRTAPPSFSRSLSQGHMIEQELSHPLEGVSLEDKENQNAEAGSEKVKHEGSPVNNLRHIQPPLLLGGFPVRRTGGGGSNVGSDCGSEGTEDEGGDAPLLEVPDTAQLLPLHDPDLYVEMVKGTQSVPQYAEVAYPDYFGHVAPMLKEPLLDRIYGVQRSKIFQDIERLIHPNDIIDKVVYDIDHASPMIEENSESLKFNSQFESGNLRKAIQVRKYEYDLVLNADINSNHYHQWFYFEVSGMRVGTAYRFNIINCEKSNSQFNYGMQPLMYSVQEAISGKPHWVRTGTDICYYKNHFARSSVATGGQKGKSYYTLTFSVNFIHKEDVCYFAYHYPYTYSTLKMHLSKLEDMRTPQIYLRQDVLCETLSGNTCPLLTITAMPESKSSDHICQFRNRPFIFLSARVHPGETNASWVMKGTLEFLMGTSALAVNLREAYNFKIVPMLNPDGVVNGNHRCSLSGEDLNRQWQNPDPELHPTIYHTKGLLQYLAYIQRAPLVFCDYHGHSRKKNVFMYGCSVKETVWQSNISATSSDLQEDLGYRTLPKILSQIAPAFSMASSSFVVERSKESTARVVVWREIGVKRSYTMESTLCGCDQGKYKGLQISTRELEEMGAQFCLAMLRLKRLTSLRNHQNLLDLESDIIGTQSKNVSSCTTTYVLEEDEPSFLEAIDYSAESNDEDPEPESDLCGDVQENFDHLSDSETRHRN
- the agtpbp1 gene encoding cytosolic carboxypeptidase 1 isoform X2 yields the protein MNKPKMATEKGVPSNSRVVMLLGQLEKMDGEVMLRDVETARLVTAKILHLIQTQEKSGKEVMSKGSSGMEVILSSLENSRDVQTTLNIMYILSELLTVGRGRRVGVFVSKGGTGVLFQILISASKELPPSEELMLQLHSLLAKVGPKDRKFGVKARLSGALNVTVDVMKQNLQNAKVLLPCLQVLRVYSNNSVNAISLGKTGMVEVMFKIVGPYSKKNTSLFKVALDALGALLKSKTNARRAVDSGHVPVLLALYLDWHRNDTRHRCMLIRKGLLVCLRNITNLKVGRRAFLEADGMRILYHSSTECLPVRTLDPLINTSSLIMRKCFPKNRLPVPTINSAFHFQLPQVPPGGAVDQLYSQLSGVDDLDESDDNEEAEGETDTDNEEDKDQCNLNDDIETDLNKLHPDRNIGRPFEELKVYQKFFSELSEDFQGYSFDFSKSASTTSSSTYLFSSSSARFSRPAEVPTAQTPSPKQIPDSQNVCTSVKEHQTLSSPSLTSSQTPLDLDTIHLSKNKEGINIPTPDRRTAPPSFSRSLSQGHMIEQELSHPLEGVSLEDKENQNAEAGSEKVKHEGSPVNNLRHIQPPLLLGGFPVRRTGGGGSNVGSDCGSEGTEDEGGDAPLLEVPDTAQLLPLHDPDLYVEMVKGTQSVPQYAEVAYPDYFGHVAPMLKEPLLDRIYGVQRSKIFQDIERLIHPNDIIDKVVYDIDHARYEYDLVLNADINSNHYHQWFYFEVSGMRVGTAYRFNIINCEKSNSQFNYGMQPLMYSVQEAISGKPHWVRTGTDICYYKNHFARSSVATGGQKGKSYYTLTFSVNFIHKEDVCYFAYHYPYTYSTLKMHLSKLEDMRTPQIYLRQDVLCETLSGNTCPLLTITAMPESKSSDHICQFRNRPFIFLSARVHPGETNASWVMKGTLEFLMGTSALAVNLREAYNFKIVPMLNPDGVVNGNHRCSLSGEDLNRQWQNPDPELHPTIYHTKGLLQYLAYIQRAPLVFCDYHGHSRKKNVFMYGCSVKETVWQSNISATSSDLQEDLGYRTLPKILSQIAPAFSMASSSFVVERSKESTARVVVWREIGVKRSYTMESTLCGCDQGKYKGLQISTRELEEMGAQFCLAMLRLKRLTSLRNHQNLLDLESDIIGTQSKNVSSCTTTYVLEEDEPSFLEAIDYSAESNDEDPEPESDLCGDVQENFDHLSDSETRHRN
- the agtpbp1 gene encoding cytosolic carboxypeptidase 1 isoform X4; protein product: MSKGSSGMEVILSSLENSRDVQTTLNIMYILSELLTVGRGRRVGVFVSKGGTGVLFQILISASKELPPSEELMLQLHSLLAKVGPKDRKFGVKARLSGALNVTVDVMKQNLQNAKVLLPCLQVLRVYSNNSVNAISLGKTGMVEVMFKIVGPYSKKNTSLFKVALDALGALLKSKTNARRAVDSGHVPVLLALYLDWHRNDTRHRCMLIRKGLLVCLRNITNLKVGRRAFLEADGMRILYHSSTECLPVRTLDPLINTSSLIMRKCFPKNRLPVPTINSAFHFQLPQVPPGGAVDQLYSQLSGVDDLDESDDNEEAEGETDTDNEEDKDQCNLNDDIETDLNKLHPDRNIGRPFEELKVYQKFFSELSEDFQGYSFDFSKSASTTSSSTYLFSSSSARFSRPAEVPTAQTPSPKQIPDSQNVCTSVKEHQTLSSPSLTSSQTPLDLDTIHLSKNKEGINIPTPDRRTAPPSFSRSLSQGHMIEQELSHPLEGVSLEDKENQNAEAGSEKVKHEGSPVNNLRHIQPPLLLGGFPVRRTGGGGSNVGSDCGSEGTEDEGGDAPLLEVPDTAQLLPLHDPDLYVEMVKGTQSVPQYAEVAYPDYFGHVAPMLKEPLLDRIYGVQRSKIFQDIERLIHPNDIIDKVVYDIDHASPMIEENSESLKFNSQFESGNLRKAIQVRKYEYDLVLNADINSNHYHQWFYFEVSGMRVGTAYRFNIINCEKSNSQFNYGMQPLMYSVQEAISGKPHWVRTGTDICYYKNHFARSSVATGGQKGKSYYTLTFSVNFIHKEDVCYFAYHYPYTYSTLKMHLSKLEDMRTPQIYLRQDVLCETLSGNTCPLLTITAMPESKSSDHICQFRNRPFIFLSARVHPGETNASWVMKGTLEFLMGTSALAVNLREAYNFKIVPMLNPDGVVNGNHRCSLSGEDLNRQWQNPDPELHPTIYHTKGLLQYLAYIQRAPLVFCDYHGHSRKKNVFMYGCSVKETVWQSNISATSSDLQEDLGYRTLPKILSQIAPAFSMASSSFVVERSKESTARVVVWREIGVKRSYTMESTLCGCDQGKYKGLQISTRELEEMGAQFCLAMLRLKRLTSLRNHQNLLDLESDIIGTQSKNVSSCTTTYVLEEDEPSFLEAIDYSAESNDEDPEPESDLCGDVQENFDHLSDSETRHRN
- the agtpbp1 gene encoding cytosolic carboxypeptidase 1 isoform X3 is translated as MDYHYTKRYYPSLDYADSSEKSGKEVMSKGSSGMEVILSSLENSRDVQTTLNIMYILSELLTVGRGRRVGVFVSKGGTGVLFQILISASKELPPSEELMLQLHSLLAKVGPKDRKFGVKARLSGALNVTVDVMKQNLQNAKVLLPCLQVLRVYSNNSVNAISLGKTGMVEVMFKIVGPYSKKNTSLFKVALDALGALLKSKTNARRAVDSGHVPVLLALYLDWHRNDTRHRCMLIRKGLLVCLRNITNLKVGRRAFLEADGMRILYHSSTECLPVRTLDPLINTSSLIMRKCFPKNRLPVPTINSAFHFQLPQVPPGGAVDQLYSQLSGVDDLDESDDNEEAEGETDTDNEEDKDQCNLNDDIETDLNKLHPDRNIGRPFEELKVYQKFFSELSEDFQGYSFDFSKSASTTSSSTYLFSSSSARFSRPAEVPTAQTPSPKQIPDSQNVCTSVKEHQTLSSPSLTSSQTPLDLDTIHLSKNKEGINIPTPDRRTAPPSFSRSLSQGHMIEQELSHPLEGVSLEDKENQNAEAGSEKVKHEGSPVNNLRHIQPPLLLGGFPVRRTGGGGSNVGSDCGSEGTEDEGGDAPLLEVPDTAQLLPLHDPDLYVEMVKGTQSVPQYAEVAYPDYFGHVAPMLKEPLLDRIYGVQRSKIFQDIERLIHPNDIIDKVVYDIDHASPMIEENSESLKFNSQFESGNLRKAIQVRKYEYDLVLNADINSNHYHQWFYFEVSGMRVGTAYRFNIINCEKSNSQFNYGMQPLMYSVQEAISGKPHWVRTGTDICYYKNHFARSSVATGGQKGKSYYTLTFSVNFIHKEDVCYFAYHYPYTYSTLKMHLSKLEDMRTPQIYLRQDVLCETLSGNTCPLLTITAMPESKSSDHICQFRNRPFIFLSARVHPGETNASWVMKGTLEFLMGTSALAVNLREAYNFKIVPMLNPDGVVNGNHRCSLSGEDLNRQWQNPDPELHPTIYHTKGLLQYLAYIQRAPLVFCDYHGHSRKKNVFMYGCSVKETVWQSNISATSSDLQEDLGYRTLPKILSQIAPAFSMASSSFVVERSKESTARVVVWREIGVKRSYTMESTLCGCDQGKYKGLQISTRELEEMGAQFCLAMLRLKRLTSLRNHQNLLDLESDIIGTQSKNVSSCTTTYVLEEDEPSFLEAIDYSAESNDEDPEPESDLCGDVQENFDHLSDSETRHRN